A single Nostoc sp. PCC 7107 DNA region contains:
- a CDS encoding ABC transporter ATP-binding protein, producing the protein MQLGKKIRDKLQNTLRLLPALRLVWQSSPGWTIARVVLLTIQGILPVVSIYLSKLIIDAVAANVSLADKALAFRNVLILIVIAGGVTLLTTLANSLTELVTTAHSQRVTDYMQGIINAKSIEADLEYYENSLYYDTLQRAQQEAPYRPPQILNRLAQIGQNSISLVAMIGLLLTLHWGILGVLFVAALPAMLVRVKYSRIMYDWQRKWTPMQRQGFYLAWMLTSDQFAKEIRLFDLGHYFSNWYLRIRRQIYKESLKIFTRRFIANFAAEAIAGILIFAIYALIIYQAINGVLRLGDLVLYYQALQRGQNDIKSLLANISALYEDNLFLGNLYEFLDLKPRLVDSVNPKPIPRPIQTGIVFHDVSFQYSTTTRQALHNINLNIKPGEVVALVGENGSGKTTLIKLLCRLYDPTAGSITIDGVDIRDYKIAELRRDISVIFQDYAKYNFTAQENIWLANIELPANRESIMTAARRSGADDMITKLPKGYDTILGKLFDQGEELSIGQWQKIALARAFLRDSQLIVLDEPTSAMDPKAEYEVFEKFRQLIQNQAAILISHRLSTVKMADRIYVMENGTIVESGTHNELIQLGSRYAYLYETQAKQYR; encoded by the coding sequence ATGCAACTAGGCAAAAAAATTCGAGATAAGCTGCAAAATACTCTACGACTTTTGCCGGCATTGCGTTTAGTATGGCAAAGTAGCCCTGGTTGGACGATCGCTCGTGTAGTCTTACTGACTATTCAAGGTATTTTACCAGTAGTCTCAATTTATCTCTCGAAACTCATTATTGATGCCGTAGCTGCTAACGTGAGCCTAGCAGACAAGGCATTAGCATTTCGTAACGTCTTAATTTTAATCGTTATAGCTGGTGGAGTGACTTTATTAACTACTCTGGCTAACTCCTTAACAGAACTAGTCACCACTGCCCATTCTCAACGGGTAACGGACTATATGCAGGGAATTATTAACGCTAAATCTATTGAAGCTGACCTAGAGTACTACGAAAATTCTTTATACTACGATACCTTACAAAGAGCGCAACAAGAAGCACCTTATCGACCACCGCAAATTCTCAATCGTCTAGCACAGATTGGGCAAAATAGTATTTCCCTAGTAGCAATGATTGGGTTGTTACTAACACTCCATTGGGGAATTTTGGGTGTTTTATTTGTGGCTGCGTTACCTGCAATGTTAGTGCGTGTCAAATATAGCCGCATTATGTATGATTGGCAGCGCAAATGGACACCGATGCAACGTCAAGGTTTTTATTTGGCTTGGATGCTGACATCAGACCAATTTGCGAAAGAAATTCGCTTATTTGATTTAGGTCACTACTTTAGTAATTGGTATCTCCGCATCCGCAGACAAATCTATAAAGAAAGTCTGAAAATTTTTACCCGCCGCTTTATTGCTAACTTTGCAGCCGAAGCGATCGCTGGAATTCTTATATTTGCTATTTATGCTTTAATTATCTATCAAGCTATCAACGGAGTTCTCCGTTTGGGTGATTTGGTGCTTTATTATCAAGCACTACAACGAGGACAGAATGATATTAAAAGTTTATTAGCCAACATTTCGGCGCTTTACGAAGATAATTTATTTTTAGGTAATCTCTACGAGTTTCTTGACCTTAAACCCAGATTAGTTGATTCGGTAAATCCCAAACCAATACCGCGACCAATACAGACAGGGATTGTGTTTCATGATGTGAGTTTTCAATATTCCACTACAACCCGTCAAGCACTACATAATATTAACTTAAACATTAAACCGGGAGAAGTAGTAGCATTAGTTGGTGAAAATGGTTCGGGGAAAACGACTTTAATTAAATTGCTATGTCGCTTGTATGATCCAACAGCTGGTAGCATCACTATTGATGGTGTTGATATCAGAGACTATAAAATTGCCGAATTACGCCGTGACATCAGCGTGATTTTTCAAGACTACGCTAAATACAACTTTACTGCCCAAGAAAATATTTGGTTAGCTAATATTGAATTGCCTGCTAATCGAGAAAGTATTATGACGGCGGCGCGTCGTTCTGGTGCGGATGATATGATTACTAAATTACCCAAAGGGTATGACACCATTTTGGGTAAATTATTTGATCAAGGAGAAGAATTAAGTATTGGTCAGTGGCAAAAAATAGCCTTGGCGCGGGCATTTTTAAGAGATTCTCAGTTGATAGTTTTAGATGAACCGACTAGTGCAATGGATCCGAAAGCGGAATATGAAGTGTTTGAAAAATTCCGCCAATTGATCCAAAATCAAGCAGCAATCTTAATTAGCCATCGCTTATCTACAGTTAAGATGGCCGATCGCATTTATGTTATGGAAAACGGCACAATTGTTGAAAGTGGGACTCATAATGAACTAATCCAGTTGGGTAGTCGTTATGCCTATTTATATGAAACCCAAGCCAAGCAATATCGTTAG
- a CDS encoding Hpr(Ser) kinase/phosphatase produces the protein MYVYTAYNLGIHSEFPLPELIPSDKPADVVIRLGKLNEPQQKRSDGGNHLLATIAEFGMVLVKDGKEIVIDPNPGVDEALIRTFLLGVIICVLLRQRGLLVLHASSVVINDRAVAFMADSGFGKSTLAECFHAHGYSILTDDVLAIQVGEKQPLVIPGFPQIKLWPDAVASFGHVPESLPLLNSQTVKRVHRLQDGFFQQSVPLQKIYVLAWGTHSEIVPLEAKQSFGELVRHSREMQALTAPEFLKEHFRQCMSVVQQVPIYSLRRQHSLAALPELVKLVENELVQENLSAVTI, from the coding sequence ATGTACGTTTACACTGCATATAACTTAGGTATTCACTCTGAATTTCCCTTACCTGAACTCATCCCCAGTGATAAACCAGCAGATGTAGTTATCCGCTTGGGTAAGCTAAATGAACCACAACAAAAGCGTAGTGATGGTGGCAACCACCTCTTAGCTACAATTGCCGAATTCGGTATGGTGTTGGTGAAAGACGGTAAAGAAATTGTTATTGATCCCAACCCTGGTGTTGATGAAGCATTAATTCGGACTTTTCTGCTAGGTGTAATTATTTGCGTATTGCTCAGACAGAGGGGCTTGCTTGTACTTCATGCTAGTAGTGTAGTCATCAATGATCGTGCTGTAGCCTTTATGGCCGACTCAGGTTTTGGCAAGTCAACGTTAGCCGAATGTTTTCACGCTCATGGCTACAGTATTTTGACAGATGATGTTTTGGCAATTCAAGTTGGTGAAAAACAACCGCTAGTAATTCCTGGGTTTCCGCAAATTAAGCTATGGCCAGATGCGGTGGCTTCTTTTGGCCATGTACCAGAAAGCTTACCTTTACTAAATTCCCAAACGGTGAAGCGCGTTCATCGATTGCAAGACGGCTTCTTTCAACAATCTGTACCTCTGCAAAAAATTTATGTTTTAGCTTGGGGAACTCACTCAGAAATAGTTCCTTTAGAAGCAAAACAAAGCTTTGGAGAATTAGTCCGACATTCTAGAGAAATGCAAGCCTTGACTGCACCAGAATTTCTCAAAGAACATTTTAGGCAATGTATGAGTGTAGTTCAACAAGTGCCGATTTATAGTTTACGACGGCAACATTCGTTAGCGGCACTACCTGAGTTGGTGAAGTTAGTAGAAAATGAACTTGTTCAGGAAAACTTATCTGCCGTTACAATTTAA
- a CDS encoding lasso peptide, whose product MKKAYEAPKLTNYGSVQNVTHAFGRPGETDTFQIGDNPTQFPGEVLGLEGSVNGVLNPVPRVPR is encoded by the coding sequence ATGAAAAAAGCTTACGAAGCTCCCAAATTAACAAACTACGGTAGTGTTCAAAACGTTACACATGCGTTTGGTAGACCAGGAGAAACGGATACTTTCCAAATCGGTGACAATCCTACTCAGTTTCCTGGCGAAGTACTAGGGCTAGAAGGTTCCGTTAATGGGGTACTTAATCCCGTACCCCGCGTACCCCGATAA
- a CDS encoding lasso peptide, giving the protein MKKAYEAPQITNYGRVQDVTNAFGDDGSADTFQVGNNPTQFPGEILGLSGSAANGIIIPVGSNRGR; this is encoded by the coding sequence ATGAAAAAAGCTTATGAAGCTCCTCAAATAACAAACTACGGTCGTGTTCAAGATGTTACTAATGCTTTTGGTGATGATGGTTCGGCGGATACTTTCCAAGTCGGGAATAATCCTACTCAGTTTCCTGGCGAAATTCTAGGGCTGAGTGGTTCTGCTGCTAATGGAATAATCATTCCCGTAGGTAGCAATCGAGGAAGATGA
- a CDS encoding lasso peptide, translating into MKKAYEAPQLTNYGSVQNITNAFGSAGGRDTFLIGSNPTPVPGSTIGLSGSQNGVLIPN; encoded by the coding sequence ATGAAAAAAGCTTACGAAGCTCCTCAACTCACAAACTACGGTAGTGTTCAAAACATTACCAATGCTTTTGGTAGCGCAGGTGGAAGAGATACCTTCCTAATTGGAAGTAATCCTACTCCTGTTCCTGGTTCAACTATTGGACTCAGTGGTTCCCAAAATGGGGTACTCATTCCCAACTAG
- a CDS encoding lasso peptide isopeptide bond-forming cyclase, producing MSGIVGIYNLDSQPVEKKKLALMVDAIAHRGSDGADIWCSGAVGLGHRMLWSTPESLLEKLPLVDSTGELVITADIRIDNREELISALSIDNCPQEKITDSQLVLAAYEKWGEQCPKKLLGDFAFVIWDQRKQTLFCARDHFGIKPLYYYYQPGEKLYFASEMKALLCLPGVPKVVNEIAIANHLHPFTEDKSITAYKNIYRLPPAHTMTVSYTSGLISHAYWSLEVGEELRLNSDAEYAAAFREVFTEAVRCRLRSAFPVSCHLSGGLDSSSIACVARDILLQEKNAQLHTFSNIFADVPECDERQYINPVLNQGGFIPHYVHADQSGPLSEWQDYYKYMEEPFIGPSHFLVWGLNRAAQQAGIRISLDGFDGDTTVSHGVTYFAELARQGKWQTFIQEAQAISQHFNTSVAAIFYEYAITYLQELVKQRKMLTFVQTALQISQHFQVSRRKLFVTYGIKPLVPQYILKIWRSLRGHKQNQPQVTSLINPQFAKTVGINPLTQSQDQDQSRAVTVREEQCRTLNSTLFTTVLELGDLCSAAFSLESRHPFMDKRLIEFCLSLPPEQKLNQGWSRFIMRKGLDGILPQEVQWRGGKTDMSPNFQRGLLHFDRLLVDQVITNDGSNLQEFVDLNTLRRYYDNLISTTEDANDDSTIPVWKALTLSLWLNHNQKNHKSD from the coding sequence ATGAGTGGTATAGTTGGCATTTACAATCTAGATAGTCAGCCAGTAGAGAAGAAAAAGCTGGCCTTAATGGTAGATGCGATCGCTCATCGTGGGTCTGATGGTGCAGATATCTGGTGTTCTGGCGCAGTTGGCTTGGGTCATCGGATGCTGTGGAGTACGCCAGAATCGCTGCTAGAGAAATTACCTTTAGTTGATAGTACTGGTGAGTTAGTTATTACAGCAGATATCCGCATAGATAACCGAGAAGAACTAATATCTGCATTATCCATTGATAATTGCCCACAAGAAAAAATCACAGATAGCCAGTTAGTACTGGCGGCTTACGAAAAATGGGGTGAACAATGCCCAAAAAAATTATTGGGTGACTTTGCATTTGTAATTTGGGATCAGCGGAAGCAGACATTGTTCTGTGCCAGAGATCATTTTGGCATCAAACCCTTGTATTATTACTATCAACCTGGAGAAAAGCTTTACTTTGCTTCGGAGATGAAGGCGCTTTTGTGTTTACCAGGAGTGCCGAAAGTGGTAAATGAAATTGCGATCGCCAATCATTTACACCCATTTACAGAAGATAAATCTATCACTGCCTATAAAAATATCTATAGATTGCCTCCGGCTCACACAATGACAGTGAGTTACACGAGTGGATTAATATCTCACGCCTACTGGTCTTTAGAAGTGGGTGAAGAGTTAAGACTAAACTCAGATGCAGAATATGCAGCAGCTTTCCGAGAGGTGTTTACCGAGGCAGTGCGTTGTCGTTTACGCAGTGCATTTCCTGTTAGCTGTCACTTGAGTGGTGGCTTAGATTCCTCTTCCATTGCTTGTGTAGCCAGAGATATCTTATTACAAGAAAAAAACGCACAACTGCACACTTTCTCAAATATTTTTGCAGATGTTCCTGAATGTGATGAACGCCAATACATTAACCCTGTATTAAATCAGGGTGGATTTATCCCCCATTATGTCCACGCCGATCAATCAGGCCCCTTATCGGAATGGCAGGACTACTATAAATATATGGAAGAACCCTTTATTGGGCCTAGTCATTTTCTGGTATGGGGATTAAATCGGGCTGCTCAACAAGCAGGTATTCGCATTTCCTTAGATGGTTTTGATGGTGATACAACAGTATCGCACGGCGTGACTTATTTCGCCGAGTTAGCACGTCAAGGAAAATGGCAGACGTTTATCCAAGAAGCTCAGGCCATATCTCAACACTTTAATACCTCAGTTGCCGCAATTTTCTACGAATATGCCATTACCTATTTACAGGAGTTAGTCAAGCAGAGAAAAATGCTAACTTTTGTGCAAACTGCGCTGCAAATTAGTCAGCATTTTCAAGTTTCGCGGCGGAAATTGTTCGTCACTTACGGAATTAAACCCTTAGTTCCTCAATATATCTTGAAGATTTGGCGATCACTCCGTGGTCACAAACAAAATCAACCCCAAGTTACTTCTTTAATCAACCCGCAATTCGCCAAAACAGTCGGGATAAATCCTCTAACACAATCTCAGGATCAAGACCAAAGTCGCGCCGTAACAGTGAGAGAAGAACAGTGTCGTACCTTAAACTCCACCTTGTTCACCACAGTATTGGAATTAGGCGACCTATGTTCTGCGGCATTTTCTCTAGAGTCACGTCATCCCTTTATGGATAAACGTTTGATTGAATTTTGCCTCTCTCTACCACCAGAACAAAAACTCAATCAAGGATGGTCTCGCTTCATCATGCGGAAAGGTTTAGATGGTATTCTTCCCCAAGAAGTGCAGTGGCGTGGCGGCAAAACAGATATGAGTCCCAACTTTCAGCGTGGGTTATTGCATTTTGATCGACTGCTCGTAGATCAAGTAATTACTAACGATGGCAGTAATCTTCAAGAATTTGTGGATCTAAACACACTCCGCAGATACTACGACAATCTTATATCTACAACAGAGGATGCAAATGATGATTCGACAATTCCAGTTTGGAAAGCTTTAACACTCTCTCTTTGGCTAAATCATAACCAAAAAAACCATAAGTCGGACTAG